The genomic window CTGGGTCATCTCAACACCGAGTGCGACGGTGGGTGTTGGACATATTCCGATCGCGATCACGTCGCACCCCATTTGCGAGAGGGTGGAGGAGACAAGATGGGCAATGCTCTTTCCGGTGATTCTGCCGTCCCGGCCGATCACAACCGTACCCCCCTGGCAGTACTCGGCAAATGCGGCAGCATATTTGACCACCGTCTCGGGAGTGAGACTGCTTCCCACAATTCCGCGAATCCCCGAAATACTTACCATCAAAGACATACCTGATTCCGCTCCGTGTTGTAATGCGAATGTAAGAAACGACCGCTCCATAAGCAAGAAAAGGTCACGCTCTTCGCTTGGCATTTCCATTACTTGAATGTTGCACTCCGCATCAGTACCTTGTGCTGTAAGATTCAGGGAGAAATGAATGCAGTTGAGCGTCGCCGACAAGAAGGAACTTCTGAGAATTGCCCGGACATCGATCGCGTCGGCGCTTTCCGGTCGCCCGCACGCTCGAAGCGAAGGACGCAGGACTGCATTGAAGGAGCATTGCGGAGCTTTCGTCACCCTTCACCTTCATTCCGAATTGCGCGGTTGTATCGGGTATATCGAAGCTCGTTTCCCTCTTCATGAAACCATCGAGGAAGCCGCAGTCAAGGCGGCGTTGGAAGATCCCAGGTTTCTTCCTTTGACTGCCGAAGAACTGAAAAACGTCGAAATAGAGATCTCGGTCCTTTCTCCGCTGCAGAAGACCACAAACATAGAAGAGATCGTAGTGGGAAGGCATGGACTGGTGATCGATGCGGGACATGCGCGCGGCCTCTTGCTGCCTCAGGTGGCGACTGAATATGGATGGGGGAGGGAGCAATTCCTTTCCCAGACGTGCCGCAAAGCGGGCTTGCCTGTCGACGCCTGGAAGAAGAAAGGGGTCTCAATTCTTACCTTTACGTCGGATGTATTCTCGGAAGCTGAGTTCCAGAAAAAGAAGCATTAAGGAGGAGAGGCCGTGTCCCGAGTCAGGAAGCCCGCCGCAGCCGGATCGTTCTATGACGGAGATTCTGAAACACTGCGTGATCATGTCGATCGTCTGCTCGATCAGGCAGACGCGCCGGACGTGAAGGGGCCCATTCGGGGGTTGGTGTCACCGCACGCGGGATACATGTATTCGGGAATGGCTGCTGCCACAGGGTACAAGGCATTGCGCGGTTCCAAATACGATGCCGTCCTGATGGTCGGCCCCAGCCACCGGGAATATTTTGATGGGGTCTCGGTCTATCCGGGGGATGCCTATCGAACGCCGCTGGGTGATGTCCCTGTTCATCAGGAAATTCGCAAAGCGCTGGTGGAGGAGTCCCCGTACATCGAGGCTTCCGAAATTGGCCACCGGGGGGAACACAGCCTCGAAGTTCAGCTTCCATTTTTGCAGCGAGTGCTCGGTGACTTCTCCTTTGTACCTATGATTATCGGCAATCAGACGAAGGAGGTGTGTCCTGCACTGGGGGGTGCCATCGCTCGGGCGACCCGCGGCAAGAATGTATTGCTCGTTGCGAGCAGCGACCTTTCCCATTATCATCCTTACGCTGATGCGGTCAGACTCGACCGCCGTGTCATAGATCAAGTTGAGGCTTTTGACGAGACGGCCCTGATGGCGCAGATAGTGGCCGAGCAAGTCGAAGCTTGCGGTGGAGGACCGGTGGTATCGGTCATGCGCGCATCCAAGCTCATGGGAGCCCGCCGGTCACAGATCCTCTTCTACTGCAATTCGGGGGACGTCACCGGAGACAAAACTGCTGTTGTCGGATATCTTTCCGCTGCATTTCTTTAGATCCGCTGGTTTTCACATCCTCCCTCGATCAAGAGATTTCTTTTCACTTCATAACGAGTAGTCCGGACATCCGGTAACCGGTACCGAAAAGACCCGTCTCCCTGAAGTAGCGACTCCTTGCGTCCGGCTGCACCTGCGGTCGTGTCTTCCCAGTTCCAAAAGAGCAGAAAATTCCTTATAATGAAGCAAGTTTATGGAGCATCGCTGGAAGTGTATAGAAAAGGATTATCGCAAACCCGGAATGATAGTAGATTACCACACTCATAACAGGCTCTGCAGACACGCTCAAGGAGATCTCGAAGAATACGTTCAGGCGGCAATTCGGCTTGGGTTGGATGAAGTAGCATGCTCCGATCATGCCCCATTGCCGGGTGATTACGATCCTCGCCACCGGATGACGCTGGAGGAATTTAATTCAGACTATACGCCTGTAGTATCGGCGCTGAAGGAGAAATACGGCGGCAAGATTCGAATCAAGTATGCAATCGAAGTTGACTACCTCGATTGGGCCGCTGAGTGGAATCAGAAGTTCATTGGGCAGAACGATTTCGACTTTGTCCTTGGTTCGGTTCATTTTATTGGACCCCGTGGACAGGAGAAGCCGCTCTTTGGTCCCGAGTACGGCAAACACGAGCTTGAATCGCTCTACGAAGGTTACTATCAAACGATTGCTGACTCAGCGAAGTCCGGGATGTTCGATGTCATTTCTCATTGCGATATCGTAAAGAAGTTCGGCATCTTCTCCAGTAAACGGGTCGACGATCTGGTCAGGGAAGCCATGACCCAGATCAGAAATGGGGGGCTTTGCATTGAGGTAAACACCTCAGGGTTACGAAAACCGGAAAAGGAAACCTATCCAAGCCAGAAGATTCTGGCGCTCGCAAGGGAATTGAAGATACCGCTCACGATTGGCTCAGATGCGCATACACCGGAGGATGTCGGACGGGATTTCGACATTGCAGTGGATCTTGTTCAGGCGTATGGTGGCGGCAGACTTTCGGTATTTGAAAAACGCCAACGAACCGAGGTGAACGTTTCGAGACTTCGTACGCACGCATAACGCCAGAAAACGAGGACAATCTATGAGTTATCAGACGCTGATGGTTGAAAAACGGAACCGACTCGCGTTCGTTACCATCAATCGCCCGGAGAAGCTCAATGCGCTCAATGCTCAGGCCAAGGATGAATTGAAATCGGCGTTCGAGGTCTTGAAGAACGATGCTGACATCGATGTAATTGTTCTGACCGGGGCCGGTGAGAAGAGTTTCGTAGCTGGAACCGACATTAAGGAACTGACTGAGCTCGACCGACAGTCGGGGAGATCATTTTCTGAGGGGGGGCAAGCCGTCTTCAATCTTATTGAGAATCTGGGGAAACCTGTCATAGCGGCAGTGAACGGCTTTGCTCTGGGCGGCGGGATGGAGCTTGCACTGGCATGCCACATTCGCATTGCGTCAGAGAATGCCAAATTCGGTCAGCCCGAAGTGAACCTCGGCATCATCCCCGGATACGGCGGAACTCAGCGTTTGGCCCGACTGGCTGGAACAGGAAGAGCCCTCGAGATGATTCTCGGCGGAGACCATATCGACGCCCAGGAGGCTCTTCGCGTGGGACTCGTAAACAAAGTTGTTCCATCGGCGGAACTTCTGGCGACCGCGGAGGCCCTTGCGTTGAAGATTGCCGGGAAGGGTCAGCTAGCGATCAAGTTCGCTCTGCAGGCGGTGAACGCAACGACTGAGCTCCCGTTGTCGGCTGGTCAGGCGCTCGAAGCCGATCTTTTCGGCCAATGCTGTGCCTCAGAGGATTTCAAGGAGGGAACTCGCGCATTCCTGGAGAAGAGGAAGCCGGTGTTTAGAAACAAGTAGGGGAGTAGTGAAGTAACAAAGTAATTGAGTCGTAGAGATTTGGAGCAGGAGATGTGAAACTCGAGACGCAAGAAGTGAAAAGCGAGACGTGAGACGGATGCCAGAGATGGCAGCCAGAAGTTGGCAGACGGCTGGATCTTTCCCTGATCCTGTGGGCCTTCGCCCTTGAACTTCGAATCTGGAACGCGAAACCTGTGGTGAGCAAAGTCGAACCACTCTCAACCTAAAACTCAAAACCGAACTACCATGAACCAACCTAAAAGCGCGTTGAACGACCAATCGAAACTGATGGAGAAAATTGTTTCTCTGGCGAAACGGAGAGGCTTCGTATTTCAATCGAGCGAAATCTATGGCGGTCTCAATGGATGCTGGGACTACGGTCCGTTGGGAGTGGAAATGCTCAACAACCTGAAACAGCAATGGTGGAAGAGCATGACGTACCGCGATAACATCGAGGGGGTCGACGCGAGCATTCTGATGCATCCGCGTGTCTGGGAAGCATCCGGCCATGTCGAAAACTTTACTGATCCGATGGTCGATTGCAGGGGCTGCAAATCCCGCTATCGTCTCGATGTCCTTTTCGAGGACATGTCAGTCAAGCGCAAAAAGGAGGCCCTGCGGGAGATCGAGCCCGGGAAGTTTGACGGGCAGATCAAGGATGAGGTTGTGGTGGAGGAATTCGCAAAACGGGTGACGACCGACGCCGATGCGGCGGTCATGGTGACGTTCCTTTCGTGCCCGAATTGCGGCAACAAGGGGACTTTCACCGACGCCCGTAAGTTCAACCTGATGTTCAAAACATTCGTGGGTCCGTTGGAGGATTCGTCCTCAGTCGTCTACCTGCGGCCGGAGACGGCGCAGGGCATTTTCGTGAACTTTCTGAATGTCCAGTCGGCGGGGCGGCTCAAAATTCCGTTCGGCATTGCCCAGATAGGGAAGGCATTCCGTAACGAGATCAATACGAAGAACTTCCTTTTCCGCACGCGTGAGTTCGAACAGATGGAGATGCAGTTCTTCGTGAAGCCCGGCACGGACGTCGAGCAGTTTGAGTACTGGCGGTCCGAGAGAATGAAGTGGTTCATCGGACTTGGCATGAAACCGGAAAAGCTCCAATGGCATCAGCACCCCAAGGACAAACTTGCCCACTACGCCAAAGACGCGTACGACATCGAATTCCTCTTTCCGTTCGGTTGGGGGGAAATTGAAGGAGTGCACAATCGCACGGACTTCGATCTCTCCAGGCATGAGCAGTATTCCGGAAAAGGCCTCAAGTATTTCGATGAGGCGACGAAGGAGAAATTCACCCCGTATGTCATCGAAACTTCGGCCGGAGCGAGCCGGTCGTTCATGGCTTTCCTTGTGGATGCTTACAACGAAGAAGAAGTTCCATCGGCTGAGGGAGCAATGGAAACGCGGATCGTGCTGAAGCTTCACCCGAAACTGGCGCCGACAAAAGTCGCTGTGTTCCCGCTGGTGAATCGTGATGGGATGCCCGAGATGGCGGGAAACATCGAGTCCGATCTCAGGCAGCACTTCCGTGTCTTCTACGATGATAGCGGCGCGGTTGGTCGGCGCTATCGCAGGCAGGACGAAGCGGGGACGCCGTTCTGTGTCACGGTCGACTCGCAAAGCCTGCAGGATCAGACTGTGACCGTTCGCGAGCGGGATTCGATGAAACAGGAAAGAGTCGCAGCTGCCGGATTGCGTTCATACATAGCAGAGAGGCTAATGTAGCTTGCTTCCCCGAAGGAACCCCAGCCAAAACTGTGCATTGTTACTGAAAGCACGGCGATACCAACTGCTGCTCCTGGTTTCGCTGGTCTTCGCGTCAGCGAAGGGTCAGTGGATTGAAGACCCCGCTATCGATGCCAGAGTTCAGCGCGGGATCGGCCATATTTACAGTATCGAGTTTGAAAAAGCGGACAAGGAATTTGCGGAGGTTGTCCGGCTCGCACCAGAGCATCCGGCAGGGTACTTTTTTCATGCGATGACGGAGTGGTGGCGTATCCTCAGCAACTTCGACGATGAATCGCGGGATGGTGCTTTCTTGGCGATGTTGGACAAGGTAGTGGAGATGTGCGAGAAGCGTCTTGACGCGAACGAGAATGATGTGACGGCGCTGTTCTTCAAAGGGGGTGCAGCAGGGTTCAAAGGAAGGCTCAGGTCAAACAGGGGCGCATGGCTGCTGGCAGCGAAAGATGGTCTCGTGGCGCTGCCGTCGATTAGAAGAGCGAACAAACTTGAGCCGGCAAATTATGATGTCTTGCTGGGCATGGGAATGTACAACTATTATGCGGATGTTGTCCCGAGCCAGTATCCGGTTGTGAAACCTTTGATGCTGTTCCTGCCGGGCGGAGATAAAAAGAAAGGGTTGGAACAGCTGGAGCTCGCCGCCACCAAGGCGCGCTACGCGAAGGTCGAGGCAATGTACTTCCTGCTTCAGACCTACTTTTCGTACGAGAAGCAATACGTCAGGGCGCTTGAACTCGCGCGTGAACTCCACAGCAAGTATCCGAACAATCCGCTCTTTCACAGGATGTATGGCCGCTGCTACGTCAGTCTTGGATACTGGGCAGAGGCATTTCAGGTCTTCAACGAAGTTGAGGTGCGGTTCCGGAAGCATCAGGTGGGATATGATGATTTCGACGCCAGGGAGGCGTACTACTACACTGGCCGCCATTATTTCCTCGCGGGTCGTTTGGACGATGCGTTGAAGGACCTGTATCGCTGTGATGAGATTTCAGTGAAGATCGACAAGCACGTATCGTCAGGCTTTATGTCCATGGCGAACCTGACTATCGGCATGATCTTCGACCTGCAGAAGAAACGCGGGTCAGCACTTGCACAGTATCAGAAGGTGTTGAACATGAAGGAATACGAGAACACCTACAAAGAGGCTCGTCGTTTCATGGACAAGCCATATTCGAGGGCTCAATGATCGTTCGGACATTCCTTTTTGGTCTCGCCGCTGCGCTGGCAGAAATCCTCGGCGGCAGCATCATCTATCTGAAGAAGACATGGCCGCGGCGCGTTCAGGAAACACTCCTGGCGTTGGGGGCGGGGTTTATCCTGGCGTTGGTATTTTTGAAACTGGTCCCCGCAAGCATTCATGCGATTGGGGACAAGGCGATGGTGTTCTGCGTATTGGGCTTCGCTACGATTCACTTCTTCGAACACACGATCGTCGGGCACCTCCATTTCGGGGAAGAGACGCACGGCGACGTCATGGTATCAAAGACCGCTAGCCTCTCTGCATTTAGCGGGTTGTTCGTCCACGCGTTCTTTGACGGATTCACGATCGCAATCGGTCAGCAGTTCGACCCCATGCTGGGTATCCTGATATTCCTCGCAGTTCTTCTCCACAAATTTCCGGAAGGACTCACGATCGGCTCAATCGTCGTTGCGGCTGGATATTCGCGGAAGGCGGTGATGATGTCCACGGTTGGACTGGCCGGGGCGACCATGCTGGGGGTGTGCACGCTGTTTGTGTTTCAGAGCATCGGTGCAGAAGCTATCGGTGTGGGGTTTGCGTTCTCCGCCGGTATTGCGGTGTATGTAGGTGCGAGCGACCTCATACCGGAGATCAATAAGTCGAAAGATCGCATCCCGCCGCTCGTGGTGTTCGCGGGGATGATCCTTTTCTATCTGAGCGATGGAATGCTGGAAAGTCTGACCCGATAAGGGAAGCGGGGAGCGAAGTCCCTAGAGGCCCATACCGACAGAGACCCGGTGCAGACCGCCGATCTTGCCGTATGAGTTGAACGCGTAGTCGATCACATACTCGCCAAGCAGAATCCCGCCGCCGAGCGAAATGCCAGCAAGCCCGGCGCTAGTGCCGAGTTTCAGGTCTTTCCGCTGTTGATTGTTATAGCCAACCCGAAGTCTGACCGACTCACTCATCAACAGTTCTGCCCCGAAGGAAAACGAACTCAGATGATCCAGCGCTTTTTCCTGCTTGTCCATGATATGGTGGAAATCGAGATTCAGCAACACGGGCAGATGCTCCGGCCGTTTGGTGATGCCGATCTTTACGTCGAGTGGGAGGGACTCCTTGGTGCCGTTGTAGGATTGCAGCTGAGTACCGAGCGTCAAAACACTCGCGCCTATGGTGATGTTTTGTGATGGAACCTGGTACAGGATGCCTGCGTCGATGGCAATTCCGGACGATTTGAACTCGCCGATCGATGAGTAGATGAGTTTCAGGCTCATTCCCACGCTTGTTACGTCGTCTATCGAGCGGCCGATGCCCATAATCAATGCTATGTCACGGGCACTGAATGTCCCCAGCGAATTCATCGATTCATCGGTCTGGTTGAAGGATCCATAGTCGACATAGATGATTCCGCCTCCGACAGTACCAACTCCATCGACGGAACGGGCATACGAAAGGTACCCGCTATTGACATCGAGCAGATGCTTCAGGAATCCGGCGGAGCCACGGGGTTGCGTAAGGGTTGTGAGAGCGCCCGGGTTATAGAAAATCAGGTTGGGATCATTGGTCATCGACGCGAAGCTGCCATTCAACCCGGCTGCGCGCGCCCCGACTTCGTTACGAAGGAAACTGAATGTGCCTTTGTCCTGAGCAAGAGACGCCATTCCGCACAGGCCAAGAAGAAAAATCAATTTGGTCAATTGTCTCATCTAGACCAATCTACCCAAATCCGAACATAATTTCAAGGATTCGGCATTCCTTCGAATGATCGCAGCCGGTCTTTCTGAGCAAGAATGCCGTTGCAAGTGTGACCAAAAAAGGCTACCTTATAAAGCAAATGAGAAAGAAAACTTGGAGAGTTCGATGAAGCCCGGAATACACCCTGACTACAAAAAAGCAATCGTAACCTGCGTCTGTGGCAACACATTCGAGACGCGCTCGACGGCTGGAAATCTGCACGTTGAAATCTGCTCGGCCTGCCATCCGTTTTTTACGGGTAAGCAGAAGCTGGTTGACTCCGCTGGTCGAGTCGAAAGGTTCAACAGGAAATACGGAAAGAAGACTGCTGCCCCGGCGTCTGAGCCGGCAGAAGCAGCTCCTTCTGCGTGAGTTACATTCGTTTTTCGACATTGAGCATGCGGAATGCAATCGGCAGTTGCATTCCGCGTTTTCTTTTTAGAGTCATCTGAAGAATCCTCACGCGTTGCTCCCTGAGAACGCACTACGTCTGTTCTGCCGAATTTCGAATCCCCTTTGACGCAGCGCTCATGGAGGTGGGTGGCGCTCAACCGACAAGGCCATAGCCGGATTATCCGAATGAGATAATCGCTCTCTGATGACACGACTTCAAAAGGCTCTGCAACGACGATGCAAGACCCGCTCCGAATGAGTATTGATTCCGATACGACAAACCTGTACCGCGGACCACGCGGCACTGCGGTGAAGATACTCAATCGCGTCGATCGATCCGATTCGTACCTCGACCGCCTCCTCGACAACGAGATGCGTAACACGGACATGAACGAACTCGACAAAGGGCTCTTGAACGAAATCGTGACAGGTGTCGTCCGCTGGCAGATGAAGGTAGACTGGGTCCTGACCGGATTCTTCCATGGCAACTTCACGAAGGCCGAGACCAATATCAAGAATGCCCTGCGAGTCGCTCTGTACCAGATCCTCTTTCTGGACAAGGTCCCGCACTCAGCGGCAGTCAACGAGTCCGTCGAGTTCATCAAGCGGCTGAGGGGCCAGAAGGTAGCCGACCTTGTGAACGGGGTGCTGCGGAATATCCTCCGCAACCTCGACAACATCCGATACCCGGACCAGAACGAGGATCAAATCCAACACCTGGCGGTCATCGAATCACACCCGAACTGGATCGTAAAACGCTGGGTGAGCCGCTACGGGTACGACGAAGCAAAGAAGTTTCTCGCAGCGAACAACGAGCGGCCCGACCTGACGCTCCGCGTCAATCGCCTCAAGATCGATTTCAATTACTTCCTCAACCAGTTGGAACAGCACCAGGTGCAGTTCTCGAAGGCGGAGTATCTCGATTTCTTCGTGCGGGTGAAGCACATGGCGGGAATTGGTGGATCGGAGATGTTCCGTCAGGGCTTCTTTGTTGTCCAGGATGAGAGTGCAGGCCTCGCGGTGCAGCTTCTCGATCCAAAGCCCGGAGATCGCGTGATTGATATGTGCGCGGCTCCCGGAGGAAAGGCTACGTTCATTGGCGAGCTGATGAAGAATGTCGGTGAAGTCGTCGCGGTTGACAGGTATGAGAGCCGGCTCAACCTTGTGAAGAGCGCGTGTCAGCGGTTGGGTATTGCGAATGCGCATTTCGTGGTGGCGGACGCAGCGACCATTCAGACTGCGCCTGCCGAGAAAGTGCTCGTGGATGCTCCATGCTCCGGTTTGGGAGTTCTTTCGAAGAAACCTGACGCGAAATGGAAACGTGAACCCGAGGACCTGGTCAGGCTCGTGCAGACCCAGAAAGCCATTCTCGAGAACGCTGGAAAGCATGTCAAGCCGGGCGGAGTTCTCGTTTATAGCACATGCACAACGGAGCCGGAAGAAAATTTCGGCATGATAACGAACTTCCTTGATACGCATTCGGAATTCACGATCGAGAATGCGAACCAGTTTGTGAACCCAAAAATCGTCACCTCCGACGGCTTTATCGAGACGTTTCCTCATCGCCACATGATGGACGGATCATTCGCAATCAGGTTGAAGAAGTCTCCGTAGGAGCAGCGCCTCAAAGTACTTTCCTTCCAACGTATTTCTCTCTATATTCTCACGGCGTTTTGATCCAGGAAACAGTCGTCCTGCCTGATGACAAGACTGCCCTTGTGTTGCCCCATGGATGCGTTGCCAAGGAGGACCGTCATGAATCGCTTCATCTCAGCTTTTGCTGCAGTATGTTCTTTTGCGATCTTCTTTTTGATCGTCATCGCCCCTTCGCGATCCGGCCACGGCGCAGTGCCTGCTTCCGAACCATTTGCTTCAACCTTCTCAATCGTCGCCATCGATCCCGTCTCAGGTGATGTGGGCGTTGCTGTACAATCCAAGTTTCCAAATGTCCGGCCAATCGTCCCCTGGGCCGAGGCCGGAGTCGGCGCCATCGCGACGCAATCATTTATCAACGTCTCGTACGGCCCAAAGGGACTTTCACTTCTTCGCAACGGGGCGACAGCAGAAGAGGCTCTGAGGATTCTCATCGCGAATGATTCAGGCCGCGAGGTTCGGCAGGTAGGCATTATCGACGCCAAAGGAAATTCCGCAAGTTGGACAGGCAGGGAGTGTTTTGACTGGGCAGGGGGCATCACGGGGAGGACCAGTGGCGGAAAAGGTGTTGTGATTACCGGGCAGGGGTTCGCTGCTCAGGGGAACACTCTTGTTGGCAAGGAGACCGTCGAGGCCTTGGCAAAGACGTTCCAGCAAACGAACGGATCCTTGGCTGACAAACTTGTCGCGGCCATCGTCGCGGGAGGGAAGGCAGGGGGAGATCGGAGGGGAGAGGAATCGGCTGCATTGCTTGTGAAGCGCAAGGGGGCAGGGTACGATGGGACAACGGATGATCTGATCGACATCAGCATCTATGACCATGCCCGGCCATTGCAGGAACTCGAGCGTCTCTATGAGCTTCACAAACTTTATTATTTCCGGTCGGATGCAAAGAACCTTATCAAGATTGATCCTGCAATCTGCAAGGAACTTCAGGGGATTTTGAGTAACAAGCCGTATAAGGGATTTCTGTTCTATGACGGACCCGTCACAGGCGTATTTGATCCGAAGACGAAGAAGGCGTTGCAGGATTTCATGGGATGGGAGAACTACGATATCCGAATCCGGGACGACGATCAGGTCGACCGCGAAGTGCTGGATGACATCAGGAAAAACTATGCGGCCTGGAAATCATTGAAGAAGTGATGCGGCTATCCCCCCGATCGATGTTGGGGCCTCGAATACACGGAAGGGAAAGACACGTCAATGAAAGCGATTGTAAAACCTAAACCGAAAGAAGGCCAGGAATGGCCCGTTGGACTTCAGATCGTTGACAAACCCGAACCCACTGTTCAAAACCCGAACGATGTGATCATTCAGGTCCAGGCGGGAGCAATTTGCGGCACCGACGTCGGCATCTACAACTCCAAGGACTCATTGCGCGTGCAGATGATGAGGGCAAAGTCCGACCCGGTCACGGTCGGACACGAGTTCAGCGGAAGAATCGTCGATGCAGGAAAGAAGGCGCGGCACCATATCGCTCAGCTCATGTTCCAGAAGGCAAAATCGAACCCCGATCTGGCGAAGCTCCTGCGTCGGAAGACGGCTCGTTCTCTCGCGTCAGAAGGAACGTTTTTGAAGTTTGCCCAGAAACAGTTTTTCAGCACCGCTGAGATGCACGTGACATGCGGGACATGTTATCAGTGCCGCCAGGGTGAATTCCACGTTTGTCGGAACACCATTATTAACGGTGTGCACGACGACGGTGCCTGGGCTGCATTTGTGAAGGTCCCCGCGGAGAATCTCCGGCTCTTCTTCCAGCGCGAAATTCCCTATGAGATTATCAGTTTCATGGATGC from Ignavibacteriales bacterium includes these protein-coding regions:
- the amrA gene encoding AmmeMemoRadiSam system protein A, with protein sequence MQLSVADKKELLRIARTSIASALSGRPHARSEGRRTALKEHCGAFVTLHLHSELRGCIGYIEARFPLHETIEEAAVKAALEDPRFLPLTAEELKNVEIEISVLSPLQKTTNIEEIVVGRHGLVIDAGHARGLLLPQVATEYGWGREQFLSQTCRKAGLPVDAWKKKGVSILTFTSDVFSEAEFQKKKH
- the amrB gene encoding AmmeMemoRadiSam system protein B, whose translation is MSRVRKPAAAGSFYDGDSETLRDHVDRLLDQADAPDVKGPIRGLVSPHAGYMYSGMAAATGYKALRGSKYDAVLMVGPSHREYFDGVSVYPGDAYRTPLGDVPVHQEIRKALVEESPYIEASEIGHRGEHSLEVQLPFLQRVLGDFSFVPMIIGNQTKEVCPALGGAIARATRGKNVLLVASSDLSHYHPYADAVRLDRRVIDQVEAFDETALMAQIVAEQVEACGGGPVVSVMRASKLMGARRSQILFYCNSGDVTGDKTAVVGYLSAAFL
- the hisJ gene encoding histidinol-phosphatase HisJ — translated: MEHRWKCIEKDYRKPGMIVDYHTHNRLCRHAQGDLEEYVQAAIRLGLDEVACSDHAPLPGDYDPRHRMTLEEFNSDYTPVVSALKEKYGGKIRIKYAIEVDYLDWAAEWNQKFIGQNDFDFVLGSVHFIGPRGQEKPLFGPEYGKHELESLYEGYYQTIADSAKSGMFDVISHCDIVKKFGIFSSKRVDDLVREAMTQIRNGGLCIEVNTSGLRKPEKETYPSQKILALARELKIPLTIGSDAHTPEDVGRDFDIAVDLVQAYGGGRLSVFEKRQRTEVNVSRLRTHA
- a CDS encoding enoyl-CoA hydratase-related protein, with amino-acid sequence MSYQTLMVEKRNRLAFVTINRPEKLNALNAQAKDELKSAFEVLKNDADIDVIVLTGAGEKSFVAGTDIKELTELDRQSGRSFSEGGQAVFNLIENLGKPVIAAVNGFALGGGMELALACHIRIASENAKFGQPEVNLGIIPGYGGTQRLARLAGTGRALEMILGGDHIDAQEALRVGLVNKVVPSAELLATAEALALKIAGKGQLAIKFALQAVNATTELPLSAGQALEADLFGQCCASEDFKEGTRAFLEKRKPVFRNK
- a CDS encoding glycine--tRNA ligase; its protein translation is MNQPKSALNDQSKLMEKIVSLAKRRGFVFQSSEIYGGLNGCWDYGPLGVEMLNNLKQQWWKSMTYRDNIEGVDASILMHPRVWEASGHVENFTDPMVDCRGCKSRYRLDVLFEDMSVKRKKEALREIEPGKFDGQIKDEVVVEEFAKRVTTDADAAVMVTFLSCPNCGNKGTFTDARKFNLMFKTFVGPLEDSSSVVYLRPETAQGIFVNFLNVQSAGRLKIPFGIAQIGKAFRNEINTKNFLFRTREFEQMEMQFFVKPGTDVEQFEYWRSERMKWFIGLGMKPEKLQWHQHPKDKLAHYAKDAYDIEFLFPFGWGEIEGVHNRTDFDLSRHEQYSGKGLKYFDEATKEKFTPYVIETSAGASRSFMAFLVDAYNEEEVPSAEGAMETRIVLKLHPKLAPTKVAVFPLVNRDGMPEMAGNIESDLRQHFRVFYDDSGAVGRRYRRQDEAGTPFCVTVDSQSLQDQTVTVRERDSMKQERVAAAGLRSYIAERLM
- a CDS encoding ZIP family metal transporter, producing the protein MIVRTFLFGLAAALAEILGGSIIYLKKTWPRRVQETLLALGAGFILALVFLKLVPASIHAIGDKAMVFCVLGFATIHFFEHTIVGHLHFGEETHGDVMVSKTASLSAFSGLFVHAFFDGFTIAIGQQFDPMLGILIFLAVLLHKFPEGLTIGSIVVAAGYSRKAVMMSTVGLAGATMLGVCTLFVFQSIGAEAIGVGFAFSAGIAVYVGASDLIPEINKSKDRIPPLVVFAGMILFYLSDGMLESLTR
- the porQ gene encoding type IX secretion system protein PorQ, with translation MTKLIFLLGLCGMASLAQDKGTFSFLRNEVGARAAGLNGSFASMTNDPNLIFYNPGALTTLTQPRGSAGFLKHLLDVNSGYLSYARSVDGVGTVGGGIIYVDYGSFNQTDESMNSLGTFSARDIALIMGIGRSIDDVTSVGMSLKLIYSSIGEFKSSGIAIDAGILYQVPSQNITIGASVLTLGTQLQSYNGTKESLPLDVKIGITKRPEHLPVLLNLDFHHIMDKQEKALDHLSSFSFGAELLMSESVRLRVGYNNQQRKDLKLGTSAGLAGISLGGGILLGEYVIDYAFNSYGKIGGLHRVSVGMGL
- the rpmE gene encoding 50S ribosomal protein L31 encodes the protein MKPGIHPDYKKAIVTCVCGNTFETRSTAGNLHVEICSACHPFFTGKQKLVDSAGRVERFNRKYGKKTAAPASEPAEAAPSA
- the rsmB gene encoding 16S rRNA (cytosine(967)-C(5))-methyltransferase RsmB, translating into MSIDSDTTNLYRGPRGTAVKILNRVDRSDSYLDRLLDNEMRNTDMNELDKGLLNEIVTGVVRWQMKVDWVLTGFFHGNFTKAETNIKNALRVALYQILFLDKVPHSAAVNESVEFIKRLRGQKVADLVNGVLRNILRNLDNIRYPDQNEDQIQHLAVIESHPNWIVKRWVSRYGYDEAKKFLAANNERPDLTLRVNRLKIDFNYFLNQLEQHQVQFSKAEYLDFFVRVKHMAGIGGSEMFRQGFFVVQDESAGLAVQLLDPKPGDRVIDMCAAPGGKATFIGELMKNVGEVVAVDRYESRLNLVKSACQRLGIANAHFVVADAATIQTAPAEKVLVDAPCSGLGVLSKKPDAKWKREPEDLVRLVQTQKAILENAGKHVKPGGVLVYSTCTTEPEENFGMITNFLDTHSEFTIENANQFVNPKIVTSDGFIETFPHRHMMDGSFAIRLKKSP
- a CDS encoding DUF1028 domain-containing protein, with the translated sequence MGVAVQSKFPNVRPIVPWAEAGVGAIATQSFINVSYGPKGLSLLRNGATAEEALRILIANDSGREVRQVGIIDAKGNSASWTGRECFDWAGGITGRTSGGKGVVITGQGFAAQGNTLVGKETVEALAKTFQQTNGSLADKLVAAIVAGGKAGGDRRGEESAALLVKRKGAGYDGTTDDLIDISIYDHARPLQELERLYELHKLYYFRSDAKNLIKIDPAICKELQGILSNKPYKGFLFYDGPVTGVFDPKTKKALQDFMGWENYDIRIRDDDQVDREVLDDIRKNYAAWKSLKK